The following nucleotide sequence is from Triticum dicoccoides isolate Atlit2015 ecotype Zavitan chromosome 7B, WEW_v2.0, whole genome shotgun sequence.
tgacttgttgccgttcgctatagcggtggttcgaacaatgcaacTGCCGAAttcgtgaacttgttggacaccaaCGCCGTTGACATCGATGAGGCCCCATTCGCTGCATTTGAGTACAATGAAACGGAAGGCGGCGTGGATGATCATGGAGGCGCAGAAGAATTGGAGGAGATCGATCAATTGGCGTATGAGGAATCGCAAACAAAGAGTGGAAAAGGCCaaagatcgaagaactacacgatcttggaagaCCAAATCTTGACCAAGGCATGGAGTGCGGTATCTCTTGATGCATGCACGGGTACTTCTCAAACCGCCAAGAGATGTTGGCAAAGGATCGAAGATCAATACTTCTGCATGATGGCAAAGTACCCCTATAGGACTCCACGCACCTTTCGGTCTCTCCAAGGGCGTTGGGACGTGATCAAGCCCATTTACagccgttgggcagcttgcttggagcaagtacgcaatgcacctccaagtggaacCGTGGAGTCCGACTATGTGAGTTCATTTTACCTTTGTTCAAGTTGTGTAACTCACATTGCATCATTCAAAATGCTTGCATCATATGAAATATTGCTTTGTTCAAATTGTGTAGGACAAAATTACCCAACATAGGTACAAAGACATGGAGGCTTCGGAAGGAAAATTCTTCAAACTAGATCATTGTTGGAAGTTGCTCAAGAATTGCGATAAGTGGACGTTGATAGAGAAAGAGTCCCCACCGAAGAGAGGTTCACttacaaacatggatgaagatgaggatgatgatggcccaaggAACTTGAACAAGCCCGATGGAGACAAGAAGACTAGGGAGAAGATCAAGAGAGAGCACGAAGCGGCGAGTTTAagggagaagattgatgccatggtgcaatcaaatGAGATGATGCTTTTGAAGTCGTTGGAGATCAGGCACGGGAGAAGCATGAGAAATGGGAGTTGCTCAAGGAAGAGGGGCTGCGCAAAGTGGCCATTCAGGAGAGAAGAGTACGTGCCGCTGAGAACAAAGCCACGTCCATGTTgctcgccgaagagaacaagatcatgtcaatgaaccgcaatgacatggacgacctcatcaaagaatggcatgatatggcaagaagagaaatcttgaagaggagaatggttGCGTTCGGCCAGTGCGTGTTACAGTGAGGGAGGTGGATTCGGTGGGGGGTTTGGAGCCAATGTCGCCGATGCGTTCAGTGCACCAGCCGATGATTTCGCTGCCGGTGTTGGCACAAGCGCCGGAGGTGGATTCGGTGGCTCTGATGATCTCCATGGACTCGATGGCGCGAAGTGAAGATCGACCAAGATGATGTCGGACGTGGTCGTCTCTTTTGCAAGTCCTTTTGCGTTTTTCCTATCAAAACTATGCTTTATTTCGCACGCGAACTATGAGCGTTTGAATTTGAACTCATTTGTCCGGAATTGAACTCATTTTAGCTTATTGGGGTTTGCGGGTCGGCGCGGCGCTGCCCGAACAGACCCTGTGTAGCCGACCCGTAAAAACGCATATTCGGTGAATATGCCTTTTTACGGATCCGTTTTGCGGGGTCTGAGTCTATCCTCGGCCACGCCGGCCTGCATACGCCCTTTTTCGCGAACTGCAAAACACATATGCAGGTTCGCATTTTGCGGGGtctactagagatgctctaagaactGTACTGCAAAATCTGTTTCTTTTCGTGCATATCTGAAACAATGCTAGGATAGTGTTTTCCCTACCTCTCGCCAAATCATGCTCAACAACTTCAACTAGGGCTGGAGTTGAAGAACTAAGAACACAGAACACAGAAACGATCGGTACGCATCACATACACAAGGTACGCATCACATAGCTGGAGTTGAAGAACTAAGAACACAGAACACAGAAACGATCGGTACGCATCACATACACAAGGTACGCATCACATacacaagtactccctctgttcctaaatatttgtctttttaaaaatttcaaatagactaccacatacagatagacatattttagagtatagattgttaaaatctctataaagacaaatatttaggaacgggggagtaTTAACCAAATCAATAGGCTGATGACTACCACATAACATAGTGTTTAGCCGTACAGCTAATAACAGACTCCAGCGAAACTGCAAGGTACTACTAACGCCGTACTTGTGAACCACGCATGTTTGCAAGATTGTGTGACCAACATGAAACATTACTTGTACTGATCTTCTAGCAAAAGGGGGCACATGAACAGGAGCAGCGAATGACTAGGGAACACTAGTGCTCAGCAAAAAGGCATTAATATCCAAGCACTTTTATCACAACATCCAGATGAAGCTCATTTCATGAGCGCACGCATAGCCCTGAGAACCATCCTGTCTTCTTCATCAAGGTCATCCTCGTAGACGCCATTAAGGTAGCGGGAAGGATCACAGTAGTCATCGTAGTCCTCAGAGTCCAGATCATAGTCAAAACCATACTCCATATCATCAGCATCAGTGTCATCTTCACCTTGGGAGTCACTGCGGTAACGTGACCACGTAGGTTCCTGAACCTGAAACTCGTAGCCAGCAGTTGAGTCATGTGGAAGCCTCACCGTATTTATCCTGGCACACTTTGCTCGCAGGGTGTCGTCCATGTTGACGTTGAAGCAATGACGAATGTCAAGGGACTCCAGGTGCTGGCAGTTGTCCAGGATGGCTGTCAGTCCTTCGTTGGTGAGGTTGTTGCCAAAGAGCTGCAGAGAGCGTAGCTCATGCATAGTTGCAACCCCCAGGGCTTCATCGTCCTTATTGTAGCCACTGGCTTCAAAATCAAAGAATGAATGCTTGCTCTGTCTGAAGCGCTTCAGCTGCGGGCATGCTTTGCCAACAACCCCAAACACACCACCCTCACCCACATTTGAACACAATGAAAGCTCAAGCTCCTCAAGCAAAGGGAACTTCTCTATCGCAACTGTGAAACCTTCGTTAGAAACATCATAGCAAGAAATGAGTCGAAGACTTTTGAGAGATGGTGCCCTGCAAATATAGAACTTGGGTTTCAGTAACCAATAATAGGCcaggcaaaagaagaagaagaaaacagcaTTAGCACACAACATAGAACAACCAGAATCCATTATTGTTTCTATGGACTGATGTAGGTAAATCATTGGGGCAGTTTAGACGGTGACTGCATAGCATCAACTGTCCAGAATTTAGAGCGGTATTGCGAGATTTCACTTAATAACTAATAATTGCTAGATTTGACATGAGAAACATTTCAGGGACGATAACCAGCTGGGCGACCTATAATTGCATGTTGCAACATCATAATACATCCTACAGTCATTGCATATGAGTTCAACTGAAACAATTCAAACTATCTTCAGTAGCATTATTTTGCCTGTTAATGCTCCATAATCCTAAAAGGTTATTTCGAATGGTGTTTGTTTGAAACAAGAACACCGACACAATCACCTATGTCTTGGGCAACTAATATGTCAGGGACTTGGCTGCTGACTGACAAGTTTTTGTTGGGAAAGCACGGTCCATTCTTTCTGGACGAAGGGTGGCAGCAAAAGGAATATATTCATGTGCATATTTGCAAGGCGCAGCTTATTACTACTTATAGATAAGTACGATCAGCAATCACCCAAGCATGTGCCTAAATCATGGTTCAAGGGAAATTAAGCAGAGTAAGACCTTAGGCAATATGAAGGACATCCAGTGACTTAATATATTCAGTGACATACCCATGAGATCACAACCGACTATTCGCTAAGTGACATTccataatataattgcatggaagttCTTAGTGCTCCATAGTTGCCATTAGCTACCATATTTTCCCTTGTCAGGAAAGAATGACAAATTGTAAACAGTTGCAGACAAAAGAACAGAACAAATTACCCAATGTAATAGCTGCAATAATCACCCTTATGCACTTTGTTTGTATCGGTAGGTCAGATGAAATTCTTAAATTAGGAGGAATCGCCACTCATCCAAAATTTTGTGTAAGTCACAACAAATGTACAGTACAATTAAGTGATAAGATGCCAAGGCATCAAATCAGAACTACAATTATGCGCCATTTTTAGGAGGATCCGATGAGAGCGTCCTGTGTGTGTGTGCACCTGTATGTTCACCATGTAAATACTACTGAAGTTACCCTTACTCAGATGTGCTACAAATctaaggccttctttggttcacaggatagggatatcataggaataggaaaaccagatgacatgcatctcaattcctatagggaAAGAGATATCATTTGATGcacaggataggaatttttccatcaaGTCAAGGCTAAATTattttttcctttgaaatgtgaaggtctggttcctaccctacatacgaataggaatccattcctacaaaccaaaggtctCCAAAGGAACATTTTCCTACAAAATTCGTGTCCTTTAATATTCTTCCAAAATTCCTGTAAACCTAAGGAGGCCTAAGACTATGTTGTTTGCTAGCCCTCTCCCAAAAACACAATTTAGAAGCACCAATTTCATTTCTACGAAATTCTTACGCAGAATTCAGCACATGTAAACGAGAAGTAAGCCTAAAATTGAGGATCGTGGGGGATCAAAATCTCACTGGTCGCCGAGGTAGAGGAGGAAGTCGTCGTCGCCGGCGTACTCGCCCCAGAAGGCCTCGCACTGCCCCTTGCTGCAGCGTACGGCGGCCTGCGCCATCCCGTGGAGGTTGAGCTGGTAGAAGAGGTCGGCGTGGAAGCGCATGTCGATGCGGCGCCACAGCTCGGGTTCGTCGCGCGCGGCGCGGCGCCAGGAGCGGCACACCTGGCCGGCCCCCATCAGGATCTCGATGTGGTCGAGCTTGTGGAGAATGGCCGAGATCGCGACCAGCGGCAGCTCTGCCCAGGTCCTTGTCGAACAGCGCTGTCGGCGGCGGGTGCCtcgacggccgcggcggcggcgaccaGAGGACGAGGGCATCGCGCGGCCGGGTTggaagggttagggttagggtttggggaagAAGGCGCGGGAATGGAGGGTTTTCCGACTTTCGTTCTTTCTAAATGGCTAAGCCATGCGTTGCCCGGCACCGAATTAAACGTCGAGATGCAAATGTTTTTTTTAACAATGCTGGTGCGTTGCTATGGAATATAAATACGAATATGGTGTTCATAGGAATGAGTGGCTACACCATATATAAGCGTCTGCGTTTGTATTGTATTTTTTTTTACTAAATTATATCTGTGATTTACCTTATAGTTTGATAAGAAggttggtaagtaaattaaagtgatttttttaaaaagtaagtaaattaaggtgattgacaTATGGGGAAGGTAGGGTTAAATATGACGTGCAGAAAAGAAACGACTGGATGGAGAAAAATTGATGAAGGGATGTAATGGGAGGAAGGGAACCGTTGACGAATAGTACTGTTTGGTAGGAAGAGAATACTACTTATTTtttaaaaataatatatatatatcaacATTTTTTTCTCAAGTTAAGAGCGATTCCATTTCAATGGAACGATATCACAATACAAAATGatctaggccctgtttggttcataagtcctaggactttttttagtcccaacttataagtttcaagtccctaaaaaggccctacctgtttggttcctgggacttataagtccctataagaccatattacaactataagtccataTAAGTTCCTCCTTAAGAGTCTTATTTTATAAGTCCTAAATGttcactttaagtccctataagtacctcttgtttggtttagatgggacttatagggacttttttaagtccctaaactaATAAGTCCCTGGAACAAACACCTTCCTAAATCCAAGCCGGAAAAAATCCTAAAAACAGGGGGTTTGTTTGGTTGGCTGATGAGGTCCAATCAGACCTGTGCGGTGTAAAAAAATTTAGACATATTGTAGGCTAGTTTGCATGTATTTCAATATACTTTTTTGCGAATCACCCTGTGGCTGCATGGTTAGAGGGATTGTGATATCCCAGCCCATCAGTTTTCAAGTTCTGGTGCTCGCAtatatttttggatttattttagaaatttcggcgatgcgcattcagtgggaggagacgtttccgtcgacgacgaagtgcctacggtgacttcataaatttcaagatgatatgtcggctcagtctttcggaggtgctcataggatatgatgtgcgtgtgtgcattcataggggtgagtgtatgcgtgtgtatatgagcgcttgcgtctatatTGTGTTAAAAACAACTTTTTAATAGGATAGCGCACATGCGCTGCAACGGGATATAAATACTCTAGTATGTTACCTTGTGATTTATCTACCCATATTATCCGATTGTGTAaatgaatttttatcaaattttacCTGTGATTTATCTTATATTTTGATGAAAAGTTTGATGAGTAAATTAAAGTGAAATTGGTTCAAagataagtaaattaaggtgattaattatgaTACCGGGAAAGTTGGACGATGGGTGGTGGAAAGAAAAGTGACATGAAAATTACATTTTTTTTAACTAATACTTCCTCCGTTCAGAATTACTCGTCCAATAAAtaaatgtatatagatgtattttagttatagatacatctatttttgtgacaagtaattccgaacggaagaAGTATAAGTAAAGTAGGGATTAGAGGGGTGGACCCCATTTCATTTCATTGATGATAGGAAAACCGATAAAACTATATAAACATATGTAGATGATCCAAACCCGTGCACCCAACCACAACATCATGTAAAAAATCCCAAACCAGTCACCAATTCACCATATAGGGCTCCCACCAGGATAGACAAATTGATCACCACAGACAATAATGAGCAACAATCAAAAAAGTAACTACAAAAGCGGTATCTACAacactagggggggggggggtagaaatGACAAAACTACCCTTATTTTCGTCATTGGCACCCATTCTCTTTTTTTGTCAAAAGAAAAACCATTTCTACGTCAACTAGCAGCGTTGCCACGACATGAAGTGTTTGCCGTCCTTCGCCTCTTTGCAGTCCATCCCATTAAGAGACCCGACAGGAGATTTGAAAAAACAATTAGGGGGATACATGATAAAACTAGTATAATTTCTGACTTTCCATAAAGTCCACATTATTGCCGCAACACCCACGACAACTACCTGTGTATGATTCTTGAAGAACCCTCAATCCAACCACTAAAATATTTAATCCTGTGGGGACACTGTTAATTCCCATAACACTCTTTACCACACCCCATACAAAATTTGCTACTATTTTTAAGAATACACAAATCTTGCGTATCTTTTTCATTCACATGAGGATTTAGAATGAGTACAGATAAGGATACAATAACGCAAGAAGGCATGAACATAAACCCTGGAGCATAGGACAATGGATGCTTGGCCCGAACAAAGAAAACTACACAGCTAGACCACCAAGCCCCAAACCAGAGAGGCAGACCGAACTAGCAAGACAtacaacatcaccaaaaaccaacaCCAGGGACACCACGAGCGAACAAGAtagtgccttcaagaaggaaaacGACGTCACACCACCGCTGCCATCCGGTCCGGAGAACCAGACATAGGGTTTTCCTTGAGCTCGAAGAGCGGCATCTGCGACATGTCGCAACATGtagctttgaaaaaagttcatagaagtTGAAAAGAGTTTGTggatttgagaaaaagttcatgaatttaagaaaatgttcacaaatttgaaaagctCGCAGATTTACGAAAAAGTTCATGATTTAAAAATAGTTTGCAAatttaaaaagaaagaaaatgaaaaagaaagaaaatgaaaaaaaaagagaaaaaacagaagaaaacagGCCAAATAAGAACCGAAAAAAGAAACCAAACAAGCTCACGTTGGTTAGTGTTATatttgaagaagaaaaataaagataACTAGACACAACAAGAAAGTAGTTTAGTTGGCTACCACGTTTGTACTCAACGTACAAGTGATGGGTTCAAATCTTGTCGGGCATTCATTTTTTGAAAAGCATACAGGTGCTTGGTTCAAATCTCGTCGGGCATTTTTTTGAAGACCTTGCAGAAgaacaataaaaaataaataaaaaatgatttTTTGTGCCAAAAATTGATAAGTGTTTCAAgagcttgcaaaatttcatcatgaaatcacatttgtGGAGGTCATGacaaaaaaacaaaatcaatgctccaaaatACTTTCAAAAGTAGCATTTTGAGAGTAtcattttttttgccacgccttccaaGTGTGTGATTCCATGACGAATCTTTTTTCCCAGCCATGCAGGAGGACTTTTTTTGATGAAGGGCacttttattatctcaaaatgtagcatcaagcaggtacaaagcattatgagtaacatccggcctctgcataattaggatgcacacaaccaaataCCTAAAGTCTgacaaaaggaaaggaaaaaactgACAAATCGATGACAATAGAGTCATATAGATCGATATTATGCCTATGTCAAAAGGGGTGATGGACCGATCCGAAGATTAtgatgccacccatgttgggtaaaaaccttCATAGCCACTTGCTCCAACCGCGTACACACCGCCCTGAACAACAGTTGGTACTCCGCTCGTTGTAGCGTAAACCATGTATGAAGCGAGTGCGTacaacggaaaataacctgcaaaggagaAGCATTTTTGGAATTAAAAAGCAAATCATTtcaacatagccaaagcgaccatagtaaggcATACGTTCCCACCCTTATTAGCATTTTGAACCTATTTGGAAtaccgtccaaccaatgaccaaaaatattgacgACACTTGTGGGAGGATACAAATTTGATGCTATTTGGATGTCTGGCCACGTAGAACGTGCAAACTTGCATTGGAAAAGCAGGTGTTTGATTGTCTcttcatgagtacaaaaacaacacttcttactccctGGCCAGTTGCGTCGTACGAGATTGTCTTTGGTTAGAACAGATCcccctacgaagataccacatgaagattttaactTTTAATGGAATCTTTGACTTTCAGATTTTCTTCTTGTTACTCACTAGTACCTCAGAATGCCTGAGCACATGTTACATATAGCCTACTATGAAAGACCCCGGTGTAGTAAGGTTCCAGCAAAACACATCCCAACCTTGTGCCAAATTGAGCAAATCCAGACGGgataaaatattatgccatgacaTAAGTCGGGGGACTATCAAATCCCGCCTAAACGAAATATTGGGCGGGGATTAACTGAGCACTTGCGCAATAGTTTTATTCTTATCGTGAGCAATGTTTTACAAGGCTGGATATTGTTCTTAGAGACTAGCATTTTCTTAGCCAGATGTCTTCCCCAAAAAGAATCTCCGACCTATCCTTTATCGTGAAAGACCCAAAGCAAAAGAGATGTTTCTTTGTTGCCATTAGGTCAACCCAAAAGTGCGAGTCACCAGGTTTCCTATATGcgtgagtgataacccacaagtataggggatcgcaacagttttcgagggtagagtatccaacccaaatttattgattcgacacaaggggagccaaagaatattctcaagtattagcagctgagttgtctattcaaccacacctggaaacttagtatctgcagcaaagtgtttagtagcaaagtaatatgatagtggtggtaacggtaacaaaagtaaagacaccaaaagtaatgtttttggtattttgtagtgattgtaacagtagcaacggaaaagtaaataagcgagaaccagtatatggaaaactcgtaggcaccggattagtgatggataattatgccggatgcggttcgtcatataacagtcataacatagggtgacacagaactagctccaattcatcaatgtaatgtaggcatgtatttcatatatagtcatacgtgcttatggaaaataacttgcatgacatcttttgtcctac
It contains:
- the LOC119340691 gene encoding putative F-box/LRR-repeat protein 23, coding for MPSSSGRRRRGRRGTRRRQRCSTRTWAELPLVAISAILHKLDHIEILMGAGQVCRSWRRAARDEPELWRRIDMRFHADLFYQLNLHGMAQAAVRCSKGQCEAFWGEYAGDDDFLLYLGDQAPSLKSLRLISCYDVSNEGFTVAIEKFPLLEELELSLCSNVGEGGVFGVVGKACPQLKRFRQSKHSFFDFEASGYNKDDEALGVATMHELRSLQLFGNNLTNEGLTAILDNCQHLESLDIRHCFNVNMDDTLRAKCARINTVRLPHDSTAGYEFQVQEPTWSRYRSDSQGEDDTDADDMEYGFDYDLDSEDYDDYCDPSRYLNGVYEDDLDEEDRMVLRAMRALMK